From a region of the Lactuca sativa cultivar Salinas chromosome 4, Lsat_Salinas_v11, whole genome shotgun sequence genome:
- the LOC111878482 gene encoding probable LRR receptor-like serine/threonine-protein kinase At1g07650 isoform X4, with protein MSILDCSLRLLVTLTLISSTVLFFEGTGIQAQVGSLPQYEVNALREIADQLGKRDWDFSLNPCHGNQNWSTPIINTEMPVYNNSINCNCSFPGNVCHVESLRLKGQDLDGVLPRSLAKLPYIKIIDLARNYLSGTIPREWASMTTLEYLSVFVNNLSGGIPTYLGNITSLVYLSLEGNMLSGSVPPELGKLENLATLILNANNLSGELPMELNNLSNLKELRLSSNNFTGKIPNLESWSQLEELEIHASGLEGPIPESVSFLSNLIELRISDLSGEGLKFPDLSRLTNMKTLMLRSCNITGKIPDYISNISNLKHLDLSFNNLNGEIPDLSGLKSMEKIYLTGNSLNGSVPTWMITNKDVDLSIDLSYNNFRENTVPSGCDRSLNLYRSYSTGNNSELAKCLRPCIQSPEQHYISSVHINCGGPRVTVGKKTYEADEDPGGPAIFVPSNENYWGYSSTGSIWKVKDNLIKRITTNLTLLTMKDVKLYTNARKSLLSLTYFGRCLQNGKYTVKLHFAEIVFRDNRSYHSLGRRAFDIYVQGVNQWKNFDIKNEAGGVDKPIIKIIKNVSVTNGTLEIRFHYAGKGTTATPQKGDFGPLISAISMESEPKAPTHGKIFAYAAGVVAVVLCLSLIVLGIAWKRGYVWDKNSREKDVRGLDLQMGVFTYRQIKAATDNFADSNKLGEGGFGSVYKGTLLDGTLIAVKQLSSKSKQGNREFVNEIGMIMGIQHPNVVRLHGFCVERKQLLLVYEYMENNSLAHALFGILLFFYFSSITISWKLSGLQDKEFVWALQKAWLSCMRSRC; from the exons ATGTCGATTCTCGATTGTAGTTTGAGACTTTTGGTTACTCTTACACTCATCTCATCTACAGTTTTGTTCTTTGAAGGAACCGGTATTCAAGCACAAGTCGGTTCTCTTCCTCAATATGAAG TAAATGCTCTTCGTGAAATAGCGGACCAATTGGGTAAAAGGGATTGGGATTTTAGCCTAAACCCATGCCATGGAAATCAAAATTGGTCAACACCAATAATCAATACAGAAATGCCTGTTTATAACAACTCTATTAACTGTAACTGCTCCTTTCCAGGCAATGTTTGTCACGTAGAGTCCTT ACGTCTCAAGGGGCAGGATCTTGACGGTGTTCTTCCACGATCCCTGGCAAAGTTACCATACATCAAGATCAT TGATCTGGCTCGTAATTATCTAAGTGGCACCATACCACGTGAATGGGCTTCAATGACCACACTGGAGTACTT GTCTGTTTTTGTGAATAATTTGTCCGGAGGAATTCCAACATATTTGGGCAACATAACCTCACTGGTATATCT GAGTCTGGAGGGTAACATGTTGTCTGGAAGTGTTCCACCTGAGCTTGGAAAACTAGAAAATTTAGCAACCCT AATCCTTAATGCAAATAATCTTTCTGGTGAGTTGCCAATGGAACTCAATAACTTGAGCAACTTGAAAGAACT CCGTTTAAGTAGCAACAATTTCACTGGAAAAATCCCAAACCTTGAGAGCTGGAGTCAGCTTGAGGAACT AGAGATCCATGCTAGTGGCCTAGAAGGACCAATACCTGAAAGTGTTTCCTTCTTGAGCAATTTAATAGAACT ACGGATTTCTGATTTAAGTGGAGAAGGCTTAAAGTTTCCAGATCTGAGTAGGTTGACAAACATGAAAACATT GATGTTGAGAAGCTGTAATATAACAGGGAAAATTCCtgattatatatcaaatatatccaATTTGAAGCATTT AGATCTCAGTTTCAACAATCTGAATGGTGAAATACCAGACCTAAGTGGACTAAAAAGTATGGAAAAAAT ATATCTAACTGGTAACTCCCTGAACGGAAGTGTTCCTACATGGATGATCACCAATAAAGATGTTGATCT TTCAATAGATCTTTCCTATAACAACTTTAGAGAAAATACTGTGCCATCAGGTTGTGATAGATCACT GAACTTATACAGAAGCTACTCTACTGGGAATAATTC AGAGCTTGCAAAGTGCCTTCGTCCTTGCATCCAGAGTCCTGAGCAACATT ACATATCTTCAGTTCATATCAATTGTGGTGGGCCAAGAGTTACCGTTGGAAAAAAGACTTATGAAGCAGATGAAGATCCAGGTGGACCTGCAATTTTTGTTCCTTCAAACGAAAATTATTGGGGATATAGCAGCACAGGAAGTATATGGAAAGTTAAGGACAACCTTATTAAACGTATCACAACTAATTTAACTCTACTCACTATGAAAGACGTTAAGCTTTACACAAATGCTCGCAAGTCTCTATTGTCTCTTACTTACTTCGGGCGTTGCTTACAAAATGGCAAATATACAGTTAAACTACATTTTGCAGAGATAGTTTTCAGAGATAATAGATCTTACCATAGTCTTGGAAGACGTGCTTTTGATATTTATGTCCAG GGCGTAAATCAGTGGAAGAATTTTGATATTAAGAATGAAGCTGGTGGAGTCGATAAGCCCATAATAAAGATAATAAAAAACGTATCTGTAACTAATGGAACATTAGAAATCCGGTTCCACTATGCAGGGAAAGGTACAACAGCCACCCCTCAGAAGGGAGATTTTGGCCCTCTGATATCTGCCATATCAATGGAGTCCG AGCCCAAGGCTCCAACTCATGGTAAAATATTTGCATATGCTGCTGGAGTGGTGGCTGTAGTGTTGTGCCTCAGTCTCATAGTTCTTGGCATCGCATGGAAGAGGGGTTATGTATGGGACAAAAATTCAAGAGAAAAAG ATGTAAGAGGATTGGATTTGCAGATGGGTGTATTTACATATAGACAAATCAAGGCTGCCACTGACAATTTTGCTGATTCAAATAAACTTGGCGAGGGTGGTTTTGGATCCGTTTACAAG GGTACACTATTAGATGGAACTCTAATCGCTGTGAAGCAACTCTCTTCCAAATCAAAACAAGGAAACCGTGAATTTGTGAATGAAATAGGCATGATAATGGGTATACAACACCCTAATGTTGTAAGGCTACATGGGTTTTGTGTGGAACGAAAGCAACTACTGCTTGTTTATGAGTACATGGAGAATAATTCTCTAGCACATGCTCTATTTGGTATTCTCCTTTTCTTCTACTTC AGCAGTATAACTATAAGTTGGAAATTGAGTGGCCTACAAGACAAAGAATTTGTGTGGGCATTGCAAAAGGCCTGGCTTTCCTGCATGAGGAGTCGGTGTTAA